The region TTGCTGAAAGCCATGGCGAACGAAGACCGCCTCCTGCTTCTGTGCCAGTTGGCGGAAGGCGAGCGTAATGTCAGTGAATTACAGCAAAACACCGATATCGCGCAACCCACGCTCTCGCAGCAGTTGGGCGTATTGCGTGATGAAGGACTGGTCGATACCCGTCGTGACGGCAAGTACATTTACTATCGCCTGGCCAAGGATGAAGTCCTGGCGGTGATGCAAGCGCTGTATGCAAGTTTCTGCGGATCCGTGCCTAGGGCATCCGCCTCATCCCGCCAGAGTCGCGCCAAATGATGATCGAATGGACAAATATGGTTATCTGGCGCTCGCTGGCCGGCGGAGCGCTGATCGGCCTGGCGGCGGCAATGCTTATCCTGTTCAACGGCCGCATCGCGGGTATCAGCGGCATCCTGGGCGGATTGATAGGACGCGCAAACAAGGGCGAAAAGCTCTGGCGCGGCATGTTCCTGGCCGGTCTGCTGCTGGCGGCGCCGCTATGGCGTCTCATGGGGGCGCTTCCTGATGCGACCATTACGGCGACAACTCCGTTGCTGATCGTTGGCGGGGTACTGGTGGGAGTCGGCACCCGATATGCAGGCGGCTGCACCAGCGGGCATGGGGTATGCGGGATATCCCGAGGTTCGGTACGCTCTTTTGTCGCGACCGCGGCGTTCATGATGGCCGGTTTTATCGTGACCTACCTTGCGCGTCACGTCTTCTTTTTCCCTGGATCCTGACCATGCAGAATATCCTCGCCTTGTTTATCGGCCTGCTTTTCGGCGTTGGATTGCTGCTTTCCGGGATGACCGATCCGGCCAGAATCCTCGATTTCCTGGACCTGGCCGGCAATTGGAATCCGACGCTATTGATCGTCATGGGCGGCGCCGTCCTGATCGCCACTCCCGCTTTTGCGTGGGCGCGAAGCAGGTCTCGCAGCTTGCTCGGCGCACCGATGCAATTGCCGACGCGCAAAGACATCGACATTCGACTGGTGCTGGGTAGCCTGGTCTTCGGCGCCGGATGGGGACTCACCGGATTTTGTCCGGGACCGGCTCTGGTGAGCGCGGCTGCGGGACATGCCCAAGCCTGGATCTTCGTCGCCGCGATGATTGCAGGCATGTGTCTGCATTGGCTGATGAGCGTTGTTTTCCCGCTTTCTCCCGGCGCAAAGACATAGCAGACTAAGAGAAATCGAGCACCACCCGGGATGGCACTTCACCGCGCTGCAGACGTTCAAAGACACTGTTGATCGCCGACAACGGCTGCAACTCGATATCCGCCCTCACCTTTCCCGCGGCTGCAAAAGCAAGTGCTTCAGCCATATCCTTTCGGGTTCCTACGAACGAACCCCGGATCGTAATGCAGTTGGCAACCACATCAAACAACGGTGTCGGGAACTCGCCAGGAGGCAAACCTACCAGCACACAAGTACCGAGTTTGCGAGTCATCGCAACTCCCTGATGGAACGCTTCAAGGGATGGCGCGGTGATAAGAACACCATGGGCGCCGCCATCCGTCAATTTTCTCAATTGTGCTACCGGATCGCCAGCGCGGACATTGATCAGTACTTCGGCGCCAAGACGTTGTGCATGCGCCAGTTTTTCGTCATCGACATCGATTGCGCAGACGCGCAAGCCCATGGCCTTCCCGTACTGAACAGCCAAATGGCCGAGTCCGCCAATACCAGAGACGGCCAACCACTCGCCAGGCTTGACGTCACACTCCTTGATCCCCTTGTACGAGGTCACGCCGGCGCAGATGATGGGTGCTGCCGCAGTGGCAGCCAGCCCCTCGGGGATATGCGCAACATATTTCGGGTCAGCCAGAATATACTCGGCGAAACCGCCATTCTTTGTATACCCGCCGTATTCCGCCTCAGCGCATACCGTCTCCCATGCCGCCAGACAATACTCGCAATGCCCACACGCCGAGTAAAGCCACGGCACGCCAACGCGGTCTCCGATGTTGACTTCGCTCACGCCTGGGCCCATGGAGACCACAATACCGATACCTTCGTGTCCCGGAACAAACGGCAATGCAGGTTTTACAGGCCAGTCGCCGTGCGCTGCATGCAAGTCGGTATGACAGACACCGCACGCTTCCGTTTTGACTAAGATTTGCCCGGGTCCCGGCGATGGCAAGGGAATATCTCGTAGCGCAAGCGGCTGACCGAATTTCTCCACCACTGCGGCCTTCATCGTAGTTTTCATGCGTACTCAGCTTTCAAAAGATCAAATTGCGACAAATGTTCCTGGGACTTCACGGTGCGCAGTCAGAAAGTGACTGACAACTTGTCGACTACTTTCGTTACCCCCGGGGTTTTTACAGCAGCGTTGAATGCTTCATGCCGTTCGGCCAACGATGCCACGGAACCGCTGAGGGTAATCTGTTCGCCGTTGACAACGACGTCGATTGCCTTGGCCGTCGAGTGTGCGCGGCGCTGCAGAGCGGCTTCGATATGAGTTTTGATATCCGCCGGTCGTGCGACATGCTTCACGGCAATCTGATTGCTAATGCCGACGACACCCAACAGACTTCGCAGTGTGCTCTCTGCCGCCATCCGCTGATACTGGTGTTCAACTTCGCCACTTAAGGTGATCCAGCCGTCCTCCACCATCACCTTGACCTTATCCTTCGGAAGCAAGGCGTTCCAATCCAATCCCTGGGCGGCAACGCGTGCGATGTCGGCATCCGTGCGTTTGCTGGACCCGGGCAGAACGACATCAATTTCCACGGCAAGTCCTCTCACGCCGGAGACCCGTTGCACGGCTTTCTCTGCAGCATACTTCTCGGCGTAGCTATCCAGATTGCCGGACAAGGTCACGACGCCATCGCAGACTTCGACGCCAATGACGTTGTCGTCGACAGCAGACTCCCAAGCCAGCTCCTCGACGACATCTTGCTTGATTTGATGGTCGGTTTTCATATGATCCCTTTCACGTGATGTATTGCGACAGTGGCTACTTGAACACCAGCACTGGAATCTTGCTGTAAGTGAGCACCTTCTGTGTCTCGCTACCGGGTAACAATTTATCCAATCCCTTACGGCCATGCGACGCCATAAAGATGGAATCGCACCCGTATTCGGTAGCAAAACGCAGAATCTCTTCATGCGGATGCACACCTTTAACGGTATGGATTTCACAAGCCGCGCCAGCCTTCTTTGCACAATCGGCGATGAAGTCGGCGTTTAGCTTCGACTGTTGAAAAATCTCATCTTCAATACCCTTCAGGTCGTAACCTGCGCCAAGTTCCGGCATGATCAGAGTCTGAAAAATTTCGGATACAGCGAGCCCAACAATCTTGCTGCCGTAAGATGCTGCAAATTCAACCGCAGCAGCCACCGCTTTCTTGGACAATTCCGATCCGTCAGTTGCCAGCAATATTTTCTTTAACATTGTGACCTCATTGAAGATAAACACGATGAAGGCCATCCTATGCCTCGCCCCTGGCGATGGATTTGACTTGGATCAAAACGGACCAAACGAGAAAATTTATTTGCTCCCACGGCGGCCTGCAGTGCTTCCTTGATGTAGGTCAATCCAGCTTCTGCAATCACCTCTACCATGTCGGTAGCACGAGGACGCATCAGCTTAACGGGAGTCAATTCATGAGCTATAGATCCATCTTGATTCACGTCGGCAACACGACGGATCTTGAACAACGGGTAAAGCTTGCTGCGCGCCTGGCGTCTGCGGATCGGACGACCGTCGTCGGCCTCGCCATATCCGGGAACACGAAATTCATGTCACGATTTCTTTCGCCGGCAGACCAGATCGCAAGCGGGATATCTTCGGATCAAGCATTCCCGGCGGACGAACTCGCCCATCGCGGAAAACGTCACCTGGAGATGACGAGGTCATTGGCGCGATTTGCGACGCTTGCTCAGCAATATGGAATTGCAAGCGTTCAGCAGCTGCATGTCGATGACGATGCAGCAAGTGCACTAAGTGCTCACGGCAGCGCCGCAGATTTGATTATTCTCGGAAAGAACGATCTGCAACACCCTGCAAGACGCGAAGAAAGCGATCTCGTTGAATTCGTCACTCTGAATACCACTGCACCTGTATTCACAGTCAATGAAAAACCATTTTCATGGAGACATGCGCTGGTCGCCTGGAACGGCAGCAGCGTGGCCGCCCGCGCCGCGCGCAACGCGCTGCCGATACTGGAAAAAGTCGACCTCGTCAGCGCGGTCATTTTCGGTGACGGCATCGATCCTAGTACGCATGCCATCGCCTCGGAGGATGCCCTGCGCCAGTGTCTTTCCACCATTCCCAAGCCCGTCAATGTCATTCATCGTACCGAAACTCCAGATACCGGACACGCGCTGCTCGCACTCGCCGACGAGCTCGACGCGGATCTCATCGTCATGGGATGCGTAGCGCATCCGCGTTGGCGTGAAACCCTGCTGGGAGGCACAACGGGAGTTGTCATAGCCGAATCATCAACATCTCTGCTGCTTTCACGTTGACATTGTCACTACGCCAACATTGACTCCGTCGTTTGACTCAATGGCGGCATTGCTTGCTGGCCGCTGGTGTGTCTGTACACGGAAATCCACTAACTTGATCTGCATCAAGTCTCTTGAGAGCGGCCTTGTTAGGCTGGCGTCACTGTTTCCCGAAAGGCTCCCTGCCATGGACAAGAAATACCTTCCTCCCGCGGTCGTTGAACGGTTGGCCAGCGCTTGGCTGGCGCCGTTGCGTTACGACTATCCTGAAAGTGACAATGATTCGGCTCGCCTGGATCTGATGAGCAATGCCTGGCTAGGAAAAATGAGCGGCAACATTTCACCGGCCGCGATGTTCAACGCATATACAGACTGGATAACCCACCTCGCCTTGTCACCGACCAAGCGCGTTGCGCTGCTGCAAAAGGCGTGGCAAAACTGGGAGCGCTGGAGTGTCTACAACCGGGCATGTTGCAATGACAGCGAGAATACAAGCTCGCCAGCCTGCATAGAGCCACTTCCGCAGGATCGTCGCTTCAGCGACCCGGCCTGGCAGCAATGGCCGTTCAATGCCATCTCCCAAGGCTTCTTGCTTCAGCAACAGTGGTGGCACCGCGCCACAACCGGGGTTCGCGGCTTATCCCAGCATCACGAAGACGTAGTGACGTTTACCGTGCGTCAAGTCCTGGATATGCTTGCGCCGTCCAATTTTTTTGCAACCAATCCGGTAGTACAGCAAGCGACTGTCAATTCGGGTGGAAGCAATCTCGTCCAAGGGGCACTCAATGCCATGAGCGACTGGCGTAAAAGCGTGCCGGGACAGCATGACAATGAAAACTCTGATTTCAGAGTCGGCAAAGAGGTTGCCGTCACGCCCGGAAAGGTCGTTTTTCACAACAAGCTCATCGAACTGATTCAGTACGCACCGGCAAGCAAGACTGTGCATGCGGTCCCCTTGCTTTTTGTCCCTGCGTGGATCATGAAATACTATATTCTGGACCTGTCTCCGCAAAATTCTCTGGTCAAGTATCTGGTCGATCTTGGCTATACGGTCTACATGATTTCCTGGAAAAACCCGGTGGCGGAAGACCGCGAGTTATCGATGGATGACTATCGTCGGCTGGGCGTTATGGCGGCAATCGACACCATCGTTGCGCAGACCGGCTCCAAACAGATCAATGCCGTCGGCTACTGCCTGGGCGGGACCCTGCTATCGATCGCCGCAGCGAGCATGGCGCGTGATGGCGACAACCGCCTGGCAAGCATGAGTCTGTTTGCATCTCAGGTCGATTTTGAAGAACCTGGCGAGCTGTCATTGTTCATCGATGAAAGCCAGGTCAGCTTTCTGGAAGCCGTCATGTGGGATCAGGGATATCTCGACACCAAGCAGATGGCGGGTGCGTTTCAGTTGCTGCGTTCGAACGATTTGATATGGTCCCGTCGGCTCCATCAGTACCTCCTTGGTTTGCCTGAACAAAAAAGTGATCTGATGGCGTGGAACGCCGACGCGACGCGCATGCCCTATCGCATGCATTCCGAGTATCTGCGCCAGCTGTTCCTGAAAAATGACTTGGCGGAAGGACGTTATCTCACCGACGGCAGGCCCATCAGCCTGACCGATATCCGTCTTCCTGTTTTCGCCGTGGGGACCGTTACCGACCATGTCGCTCCCTGGAGATCCGTCTTTAAAATTCATCGGCTGACCGACACCGACGTCACCTTCGTGCTCACGTCCGGCGGTCACAACGCAGGTGTGGTATCGCCGCCCGGTCATCCGCATCGCAGTTATCAGATAGCGACTCACACTGACAAACAAAGCATGGTGGATGCAAGTGCATGGCAGGCCGGCGTCGAACGTCACGAAGGTTCATGGTGGCCCGCCTGGGAGGCATGGCTGCGCAAACGCTCAGGAAAACGCGTTGCACCGCCGCCCATGCCGACGCATGGACTCGCCGCGCCTGGGAAATATGTCATGCAGCCGTAGGATAGAACATGCCTGGTCCGAGCAACACCGCTTCTTCATCTTCCAATGCCTTCCTTGCGAGACATCCGGATGCCCTCCGTCGCGCTTCCCACTCTCCGGCACAAGCAGCCGAAGCGGTGTTGCGAAGCGTCGCTGCACTGACGCCAGACGCGGCGCTGGAGCAGCAAGCGTCTTCCTTGCAGGGCCTGACCATAGCGGAAGCAGAAGAACGCCGGAAAAAATATGGAGTCAACGCCATTGCATCGAGGAGTAGCTTGCAAGGATGGCGCCGGTTTCTGACACTGCTGGCCAGTCCGTTGTCGCTGCTGTTGCTGCTGCTGACTTGCGTCAATCTTGTCATCGGAGAGACTTGGGGCGGCGTGATGATCGGCATCATGGTGATTCTGTCCACCTTGCTGTCGTTCTTGCAGGAACATCGCGCAGACAAAGCCGCACAACAGCTTCGATCGATGGTGGCCACCACCGCCACCGTCCAGCGGGCTGACCAAGGCAAGCTCGAGATCCCGCTTGCAGAGCTGGTACCCGGAGACATCATTTTTTTGTCAGCTGGGGATATCGCTCCTGCCGATGTGCGCATCTTGTCGGCCAAAATGCTGTTTATCAGCCAGGCGGCGCTTACAGGCGAATCTCTTCCTGTTGAGAAGACCTCAATAGCATCGATGCCATCGATGGCGACCTCGGGCGAGAACCTGACGGATATTCCCAATTTGGCGTTTATGGGCACCAATGTCGTCAGCGGCACCGGAACCGCGCTCGTCGTCGCCACCGCCGAGCGTACTGCTTTTGGACATATTGCCGTCGATCTGATCAAAGCGCGGGAGTTGACCAGTTTTGATCGTGGCATTGACAAGTATGTTCATCTGCTCATGCGCATCATGCTGGTGATGGTGCCTCTGGTGTTCCTTCTCAATGGAATAACCAAGGGAGACTGGCTGGAGGCGTTGCTGTTCGCCGTCGCTATCGCCGTAGGACTGGCGCCGGAGATGCTTCCCATGATCATCACGATCAACCTGGCCAAGGGTGCATTGGCAATGTCCGAGAAGAAGGTCATCGTCAAACGGCTTAATGCGATTCAGAATTTCGGTGCAATGAACATCCTCTGCACGGACAAAACAGGCACGCTGACCCAAGACCGGATCATCCTCGAAAAACACGTCGACATCGATGGCGTCGATTCACAGAAAGTAGTGGAGTACGCCTATCTGAACAGTTTCTTTCAGACCGGCCTCAAGAACTTGCTGGACATGGCGATCCTGAGCTATCCCGGCATGCAAGAAAAAGTCGAGCCCGACCGCCACTTTCACAAAATTGATGAGCTGCCTTTCGATTTCGAACGGCGCCGCATGTCGGTCATCGTGGAGCAAGCCAACCATACCCGATTACTCATCTGCAAAGGCGCTCCTGAAGAGATCCTGAGTATCTGCACCGATGCCGAACACAACGGCAAAGCGGTGCCGCTTGCCCCGCATCATGGTGCGGAGTTGAGCAAGACGGTCGATGATCTGAACGACGATGGTTTTCGCGTCATTGCCGTTGCCTGCAAAGAGCTGCCGGAAAATGGCGCAACAGCGACGAATGAATTCTCCAACAACGATGAATCCGGGCTGACATTGGTCGGCTATATCGCTTTTCTGGATCCGCCGAAAGACAGTGCTGCCGAAGCCATCGCCAGTCTTCATGCCTATGGCGTGACAGTGAAAGTACTTAGCGGCGACAACGGTGCGGTCGTGCGCAATGTGTGCCGCCACGTTGGCTTGCCGGGAGAACAGGCCGTTCTCGGCAGCGATATCGACGCGCTCAGCGATGAGGCGGTTGGAGAATTGGCCGAACGAATCCATATTTTCGCCAAGCTCAATCCACAGCAAAAAGCCAGAATCATCCGCTGTCTTCAACAACGACATCATGTAGTTGGCTATCTCGGTGACGGCATTAACGACGGCGCTGCGCTAAAAACTGCAGACGTCGGCATTTCAGTCGATAGCGCGGTGGACATCGCGAAGGAATCGGCCGACATCATTCTTATGCGCAAGAGCCTGGTAGTCCTGAAAGACGGCGTGCTGGAAGGCCGCAAGGTCTTTGGCAACATTACGAAGTACATCAAAATGAGTTCCAGCTCCGCTTTCGGCAACATGCTGAGCGTACTTGGCGCGAGCGCCATACTGCCATTCCTGCCCATGGCGCCGGTCCAGATACTGCTGAATAATCTGCTTTACGATTTTTCGCAGACCACCATTGCGACCGATCATGTCGATGCGGAGTATCTCAAGGAGCCACGGCGTTGGGAAATACTCGACATCGGTCGATTCATGATGGTGCTGGGTCCGGTGAGTTCACTCTTCGACTACCTGACGTTTGGCGTCTTGTGGTATCTCTTCGGCGCGGGGAACCAGTCCTTGCTGTTTCAATCCGGCTGGTTTGTCGAATCGCTACTGTCGCAGACTCTGGTGGTGCATGTCATCCGGACAGGAAAAATTCCTTTCATTCAGAGCAAGCCCAGCCTGCCGTTACTCGCAACGACGGCCATCATCTGTCTTTTGGCCTTCTGGCTACCGGCCTCACCGTTTGCTCATGCGCTTGGCCTGACAGCGTTGCCGTTTGGTCTGAATGTGGCCATTCTGGCCATCGTTTTCGCCTACCTGCTGCTGACGCAACTGCTCAAATCCTGGCTTATCTCGCGCTTCGGCCTTAAATGACCAGCTGCAATTGTTCCTTTGCAGACATTTGATTGACATCAAGATGTTGGAGGCGCACGGCCCGTAGACTGCTTCGCATGGTATCGATCGGTGCGGGAGTCAACGTGGTTTTAAAAGAAACATCAATACACAGAAATTATCTGGCGAGCAGGTGCTTCGTGGCTGCGGTCTTCGTTGCGCAATTAGCCGGCTGTGTCTCGCTCGCCCCTGACTACGTACGTCCCGCGTCGCCGGTTCCTTCTCACTACGACAGCGTTACGGGCGCTTCGCACGCGCCTGCCGACATCGTTGGGTGGCGCAGCTACTTTCAGGATCCGCAGCTCCAATCGCTCATTGCGCTCGCCTTGCAAAACAACCGGGATCTCGGGATCGCCCTCGCTCGCGTGGATGAGGCACGCGCCGCCTATGGCATTGAGCGTTCCGCACAATTTCCATCCATCGGAGCCCAGGCGGAACTTGAGCGTTCGCGGGTGCCGGGCGATCTCAATCTCACCGGGAAACCACTGGTGGCAAACCAATATCAGGTGGGATTGGGAATGGCCAGCTGGGAGCTGGACTTCTGGGGACATATACGCAGTCTCAAGGACGCCGCGCTGGAGAATTATCTCGCCTCAGAGGCAGCGCAACGCGCCGTACGCATCGACCTGATTGCACAAGTGGCAACCAGCTATCTGATCTTGTCCGAACTCAACGAGCGCCTGTTCCTTGCCGAGCAAACGCTGGCCAGTCGTGCCGAAAGCTATCGCATATTCTCGCGGCGCGTCGAGGTGGGCTCCACGTCACGGCTTAATCTGACACAGGTGGCGGTACTGCTGACACAGGCTCAAAGCCTGGTGGCGCAACTGGAGCAGGAACGTGCGGCACAGGTGCATCGCCTTACCTTGCTGGCCGGCACCGAAATGGATGAAACGACGCTGCGCAAACGCCTTTCGGATGTCGACGCGCCACGCCGTTTGCGGGCCGGCGCACCATCCGAGTTGTTGATCAATCGGCCAGACATCATTGCGGCAGAGCATCAGCTCAAGGCCGCCAACGCCAATATCGGCGCAGCGCGCGCTGCGTTCTTTCCCCGCATTGCCCTGACAGCTTCTGCCGGTACGGCGAGCGCCGAACTCGGCGGCTTGTTCGGTAACGGTAGCCGCGCGTGGACGTTCTCGCCGGTCATTTCCTTGCCGCTGTTCGACGGCGGCCTTCGCAACAGCAATCTGAACTTGACGACAGCGCGCCATCATATCGCCGTACTCAATTACGAAAAAAGCATCCAGAATGCATTTCGCGACGTCTCCGATGCCTTGTCCGCCCGCATGTGGCTGGACTACCAGGTGGACATCGCTTCTACCTCTCTCGCCGTCCAGCTCGAACGTGCACGCTTGTCGACGCTACGCTATGACAACGGCTCGGCTTCGTTTCTGGACGTGCTGGACGCCCAGCGCGACCTTTTGACTGCACAACAACAGCTCGTCCAGTTGCAACGCGCCCTGTCGACCAGCAACGTCAGCCTCTATGCCGCGTTGGGCGGCGCCACCGATGAAGTCCCCGCCGCTGATGGCAAGACCGTCTCCACGACCGATCCAGACAATTGACCATGAACACTCCTTCGCGCCGCACTCTGTACCTCCTACTGCTCGCCTTCGCTGCATTGGCTATCGCCTGGTATGCATGGAAGCAGCTTCGCCATACCGGCCCTGGTGCCGATTTCGCAAGCGGTAACGGCCGTATCGAAGCGACCGAAATCGACGTTGCAGCAAAGCTGCCAGGCCGCATCGGCGACATCCTCGTCAGCGAAGGCGACTTCGTCGCGGCCGGCCAACCTCTGGCGCATATGCAAACGCAGGTATTGCAGGCGCAACACGCCGAGGCCTCTGCCCAGAAACAACAAGCCATTGCCACGGTCTCCAGTGCAGAGGCTCAGGTTGTTGTACGTGAAAGCGATTTTCAAGCTGCACAAGCGCTGGTCGTGCAACGGGAAAGTGAGCTGGAAGCGGCACAACGACGCCTGATTCGTTCCGAGACGCTGGTGCAGGAAGGCGCCTCGTCAATCCAGGAGGTCGACGACGATCGCACCCGGGTTCGCACGACACAGGCTGCACTGACTGCTGCGACTGCGCAGACAAAGGCGGCATCGGCGGCAATCAGCGCTGCGAGAACCCAGGTATCAGGAGCTTCCGCCACCGTGACCGCAATGGCGGCAACGGTATCCCGCATTGAAGCCGACATCAATGACAGCGCGCTGACGGCGCCCCGCAGCGGGAGAGTGCAATATCGCGTGGCGCAACCCGGCGAAGTGCTCGGAAGCGGCGGAAAAGTGCTCAACCTGGTAGATCTGAGCGATGTCTACATGACCTTCTTCGTCCCCGAGGCGGTAGCCGGGAAACTGGCGATCGGCAGCGATGTGCGCCTGATTCTCGATGCCGCCCCTAAATACGTGATCCCCGCCAAGGTGTCCTACGTCGCCAGCACGGCGCAGTTCACGCCGAAGACGGTCGAGACCGCCAGCGAACGGCAAAAACTGATGTTTCGCGTCAAGGCGCGGATTGACCGGGAGCTTCTGTTAAAACATCTGCAACTGGTCAAAACCGGCTTGCCCGGCGTCGCCTGGGTCAAGCTGGCGGCACAGACGGACTGGCCTGCTGATCTGGCTGTGAAAGTGCCGCAGTGAGCGGCCTTCCCTCCAGCGATCCGCCGGATATCGTCGCGCGACTATCCGGCGTCAGCCTGCAGCTTGGCAAGACACAGGCGCTCACCGACATCAATCTTGTGCTTTCGGCCAAACGGATGATCGGCCTCATCGGACCGGACGGTGTTGGCAAATCAAGCTTGCTGTCCCTGCTGGCAGGCGCCCGCCAGATACAGCAAGGCCAGATTGACGTGCTGGGCGGCAGCATGGCTGACAGCCGCCATCGCAGCAAGACCTGCCCACGTATTGCCTATATGCCGCAAGGCTTGGGTAAAAATCTCTACCCCACGCTGTCGGTGGAAGAAAATCTGCAGTTCTTCGGGCGCCTGTTCGGACACGACGCAATATCCCGTCGGCGCCGGATTGATGAACTGACACAAAGCACCGGACTGCAGCCTTTCCTGTCACGTCCCGCCGGCAAACTGTCCGGTGGCATGAAACAGAAATTGGGCCTGTGCTGCGCATTGATCCACGATCCCGATTTGCTGATTCTTGACGAGCCTACCACCGGCGTGGACCCGCTGTCGCGCGCCCAATTCTGGGATTTGATTGCAAGGATCCGCGACGAGCG is a window of Herbaspirillum hiltneri N3 DNA encoding:
- a CDS encoding universal stress protein, yielding MLKKILLATDGSELSKKAVAAAVEFAASYGSKIVGLAVSEIFQTLIMPELGAGYDLKGIEDEIFQQSKLNADFIADCAKKAGAACEIHTVKGVHPHEEILRFATEYGCDSIFMASHGRKGLDKLLPGSETQKVLTYSKIPVLVFK
- a CDS encoding zinc-dependent alcohol dehydrogenase, which gives rise to MKTTMKAAVVEKFGQPLALRDIPLPSPGPGQILVKTEACGVCHTDLHAAHGDWPVKPALPFVPGHEGIGIVVSMGPGVSEVNIGDRVGVPWLYSACGHCEYCLAAWETVCAEAEYGGYTKNGGFAEYILADPKYVAHIPEGLAATAAAPIICAGVTSYKGIKECDVKPGEWLAVSGIGGLGHLAVQYGKAMGLRVCAIDVDDEKLAHAQRLGAEVLINVRAGDPVAQLRKLTDGGAHGVLITAPSLEAFHQGVAMTRKLGTCVLVGLPPGEFPTPLFDVVANCITIRGSFVGTRKDMAEALAFAAAGKVRADIELQPLSAINSVFERLQRGEVPSRVVLDFS
- a CDS encoding BON domain-containing protein; the protein is MKTDHQIKQDVVEELAWESAVDDNVIGVEVCDGVVTLSGNLDSYAEKYAAEKAVQRVSGVRGLAVEIDVVLPGSSKRTDADIARVAAQGLDWNALLPKDKVKVMVEDGWITLSGEVEHQYQRMAAESTLRSLLGVVGISNQIAVKHVARPADIKTHIEAALQRRAHSTAKAIDVVVNGEQITLSGSVASLAERHEAFNAAVKTPGVTKVVDKLSVTF
- a CDS encoding YeeE/YedE family protein is translated as MMIEWTNMVIWRSLAGGALIGLAAAMLILFNGRIAGISGILGGLIGRANKGEKLWRGMFLAGLLLAAPLWRLMGALPDATITATTPLLIVGGVLVGVGTRYAGGCTSGHGVCGISRGSVRSFVATAAFMMAGFIVTYLARHVFFFPGS
- a CDS encoding YeeE/YedE family protein, yielding MQNILALFIGLLFGVGLLLSGMTDPARILDFLDLAGNWNPTLLIVMGGAVLIATPAFAWARSRSRSLLGAPMQLPTRKDIDIRLVLGSLVFGAGWGLTGFCPGPALVSAAAGHAQAWIFVAAMIAGMCLHWLMSVVFPLSPGAKT
- a CDS encoding ArsR/SmtB family transcription factor, which translates into the protein MAQLRTSAGRACALLKAMANEDRLLLLCQLAEGERNVSELQQNTDIAQPTLSQQLGVLRDEGLVDTRRDGKYIYYRLAKDEVLAVMQALYASFCGSVPRASASSRQSRAK
- a CDS encoding PHA/PHB synthase family protein; translated protein: MDKKYLPPAVVERLASAWLAPLRYDYPESDNDSARLDLMSNAWLGKMSGNISPAAMFNAYTDWITHLALSPTKRVALLQKAWQNWERWSVYNRACCNDSENTSSPACIEPLPQDRRFSDPAWQQWPFNAISQGFLLQQQWWHRATTGVRGLSQHHEDVVTFTVRQVLDMLAPSNFFATNPVVQQATVNSGGSNLVQGALNAMSDWRKSVPGQHDNENSDFRVGKEVAVTPGKVVFHNKLIELIQYAPASKTVHAVPLLFVPAWIMKYYILDLSPQNSLVKYLVDLGYTVYMISWKNPVAEDRELSMDDYRRLGVMAAIDTIVAQTGSKQINAVGYCLGGTLLSIAAASMARDGDNRLASMSLFASQVDFEEPGELSLFIDESQVSFLEAVMWDQGYLDTKQMAGAFQLLRSNDLIWSRRLHQYLLGLPEQKSDLMAWNADATRMPYRMHSEYLRQLFLKNDLAEGRYLTDGRPISLTDIRLPVFAVGTVTDHVAPWRSVFKIHRLTDTDVTFVLTSGGHNAGVVSPPGHPHRSYQIATHTDKQSMVDASAWQAGVERHEGSWWPAWEAWLRKRSGKRVAPPPMPTHGLAAPGKYVMQP
- the mgtA gene encoding magnesium-translocating P-type ATPase encodes the protein MPGPSNTASSSSNAFLARHPDALRRASHSPAQAAEAVLRSVAALTPDAALEQQASSLQGLTIAEAEERRKKYGVNAIASRSSLQGWRRFLTLLASPLSLLLLLLTCVNLVIGETWGGVMIGIMVILSTLLSFLQEHRADKAAQQLRSMVATTATVQRADQGKLEIPLAELVPGDIIFLSAGDIAPADVRILSAKMLFISQAALTGESLPVEKTSIASMPSMATSGENLTDIPNLAFMGTNVVSGTGTALVVATAERTAFGHIAVDLIKARELTSFDRGIDKYVHLLMRIMLVMVPLVFLLNGITKGDWLEALLFAVAIAVGLAPEMLPMIITINLAKGALAMSEKKVIVKRLNAIQNFGAMNILCTDKTGTLTQDRIILEKHVDIDGVDSQKVVEYAYLNSFFQTGLKNLLDMAILSYPGMQEKVEPDRHFHKIDELPFDFERRRMSVIVEQANHTRLLICKGAPEEILSICTDAEHNGKAVPLAPHHGAELSKTVDDLNDDGFRVIAVACKELPENGATATNEFSNNDESGLTLVGYIAFLDPPKDSAAEAIASLHAYGVTVKVLSGDNGAVVRNVCRHVGLPGEQAVLGSDIDALSDEAVGELAERIHIFAKLNPQQKARIIRCLQQRHHVVGYLGDGINDGAALKTADVGISVDSAVDIAKESADIILMRKSLVVLKDGVLEGRKVFGNITKYIKMSSSSAFGNMLSVLGASAILPFLPMAPVQILLNNLLYDFSQTTIATDHVDAEYLKEPRRWEILDIGRFMMVLGPVSSLFDYLTFGVLWYLFGAGNQSLLFQSGWFVESLLSQTLVVHVIRTGKIPFIQSKPSLPLLATTAIICLLAFWLPASPFAHALGLTALPFGLNVAILAIVFAYLLLTQLLKSWLISRFGLK
- a CDS encoding universal stress protein, with product MSYRSILIHVGNTTDLEQRVKLAARLASADRTTVVGLAISGNTKFMSRFLSPADQIASGISSDQAFPADELAHRGKRHLEMTRSLARFATLAQQYGIASVQQLHVDDDAASALSAHGSAADLIILGKNDLQHPARREESDLVEFVTLNTTAPVFTVNEKPFSWRHALVAWNGSSVAARAARNALPILEKVDLVSAVIFGDGIDPSTHAIASEDALRQCLSTIPKPVNVIHRTETPDTGHALLALADELDADLIVMGCVAHPRWRETLLGGTTGVVIAESSTSLLLSR